The proteins below are encoded in one region of Lactuca sativa cultivar Salinas chromosome 3, Lsat_Salinas_v11, whole genome shotgun sequence:
- the LOC111889080 gene encoding delta(12) fatty acid desaturase DES8.11, whose protein sequence is MGAGGRMSHPFDDKKILERVPVGPPFSLSDLKKAIPAHCFKRSVIRSSYYVVHDLIVAYVFYFLANTYIPFLPPSLAYLAWPVYWFCQASILTGLWVIGHECGHHAFSEYQWIDDTIGFILHSALMTPYFSWKYSHRNHHANTNSLDNDEVYIPKRKSKVRWYSKILNNPPGRVFTLVFRFTLGFPLYLLTNISGKKYGRFANHFDPMSPIFTERERIQVLVSDIGLLAVFYVIKLAVTAKGAAWVTCIYGVPVLGVHMFFVIITYLHHTHLSLPHYDSTEWNWIKGALSTIDRDFGFLNRVFHDVTHTHVLHHLISYIPHYHAKEARDAIIPVLGEFYKIDRTPIFKAMWREAKECMYIEPDQASEHKGVFWYHKM, encoded by the coding sequence ATGGGTGCAGGTGGTCGAATGTCACACCCATTTGATGATAAAAAGATTTTGGAACGAGTTCCGGTTGGTCCGCCATTTTCGTTAAGTGATTTAAAGAAAGCGATCCCTGCCCATTGCTTCAAACGATCTGTCATCCGTTCATCTTACTATGTTGTTCACGACCTCATTGTTGCCTACGTTTTCTACTTCCTTGCAAATACATACATTCCTTTTCTTCCTCCTTCTCTAGCTTACTTAGCTTGGCCAGTTTACTGGTTCTGTCAAGCTAGCATCCTCACTGGCTTATGGGTCATCGGTCATGAATGCGGTCACCATGCCTTTAGCGAATACCAATGGATTGATGACACTATCGGCTTTATCCTCCACTCAGCTCTCATGACACCCTATTTTTCATGGAAATATAGCCATCGAAATCACCATGCCAACACAAATTCACTTGATAATGATGAAGTTTATATTCCTAAACGGAAGTCGAAAGTCAGGTGGTACTCAAAAATTCTTAACAACCCACCTGGTCGAGTATTCACTTTAGTGTTTAGGTTCACCCTAGGATTTCCTTTATACCTCTTAACTAATATATCTGGAAAGAAGTACGGAAGGTTTGCGAACCACTTTGATCCCATGAGTCCAATTTTCACAGAGCGTGAGCGAATTCAGGTTCTGGTATCAGATATTGGCCTTCTTGCCGTCTTTTACGTAATCAAGCTTGCTGTAACAGCAAAAGGAGCTGCTTGGGTTACGTGCATATATGGCGTTCCGGTGCTAGGAGTTCATATGTTTTTCGTTATTATAACGTATTTGCACCACACTCATCTATCATTGCCTCATTATGATTCAACCGAATGGAACTGGATCAAAGGGGCCCTCTCAACAATTGATAGGGACTTTGGATTTCTGAATAGGGTTTTCCATGACGTTACACACACCCATGTTTTGCATCATTTGATTTCATACATTCCACATTATCATGCAAAGGAGGCAAGAGATGCAATCATTCCAGTTTTGGGTGAGTTTTATAAGATCGATAGGACTCCAATCTTTAAAGCCATGTGGAGGGAAGCTAAAGAATGCATGTATATCGAGCCTGACCAAGCTAGCGAACACAAAGGTGTTTTTTGGTACCATAAAATGTGA